From the Natrarchaeobaculum aegyptiacum genome, one window contains:
- a CDS encoding CDP-glycerol glycerophosphotransferase family protein — translation MVEYLRRISLSIIFGVIDLFVRQKRSDVMICTQYAILDADVKPLLDRLSEVSAGQIYVCVQEDQLDTSTNDLESPYNDQVTIVESDTFSFLFKLATCRLVVLEGPHHLHGYRLFWQNYRRTCVLFYHGVITKAYRRHANDNSSPSLFGRVKNTVLDWYLYTGIDAQSVASDVERFFRSSAEGRHPAHFETLGYPRYDRIAELLSDDPSPPPEEIDVEELKTDHDTILYAPTHKDGAYRSTPFPFENFELEELRTFLREQDARLFLRMHPNEEDSGIYEKFVDGETIFYAGQDRSPSSLELLAHVDVLVTDYSSIYMDFLPFDRPVIFVTDRHEQFVDQRGIAFDYDRYFPGKTIDSAEEFLEHLETCLAGDETFSEDRSFVRRVLLPNWKESTVEKVLAFSGFCDDESDPDSQYT, via the coding sequence ATGGTCGAGTATCTAAGACGTATTAGCTTAAGTATCATTTTTGGAGTCATTGACCTATTCGTACGTCAGAAACGATCAGACGTGATGATTTGCACCCAGTATGCTATTCTTGACGCTGATGTCAAACCTCTGTTGGACCGGTTATCGGAAGTCTCTGCCGGTCAGATTTACGTTTGTGTACAAGAAGATCAACTGGACACTTCCACCAACGATCTTGAATCGCCATACAATGATCAAGTTACGATTGTCGAATCAGACACGTTCTCATTCTTGTTCAAACTTGCAACCTGTCGACTCGTCGTACTTGAAGGCCCACATCACCTCCATGGATATCGGTTATTCTGGCAAAATTACCGCCGAACCTGTGTGCTATTTTATCACGGTGTAATCACGAAAGCCTATCGGCGGCATGCCAATGACAACTCTTCTCCCTCGCTATTTGGACGGGTGAAGAATACCGTCCTCGACTGGTATCTATACACAGGGATTGACGCACAATCAGTAGCCTCAGACGTGGAACGGTTCTTTCGCTCGAGTGCCGAAGGGCGACATCCCGCTCACTTTGAGACACTCGGGTATCCACGGTATGACCGGATCGCAGAGCTTCTGAGCGATGATCCGTCCCCACCTCCTGAAGAAATCGACGTTGAAGAACTCAAAACGGACCACGATACCATCCTCTATGCGCCGACCCACAAGGACGGTGCGTACCGGTCGACGCCGTTTCCCTTCGAGAACTTCGAACTGGAAGAGTTACGAACCTTTCTCCGCGAGCAAGACGCTCGGTTGTTCCTCCGCATGCACCCGAACGAGGAAGATAGTGGAATCTACGAGAAGTTCGTCGATGGAGAGACTATCTTCTACGCCGGACAGGACAGGTCGCCATCGTCGCTAGAACTGCTCGCTCACGTAGACGTGCTCGTTACTGATTATTCGTCGATTTACATGGATTTCCTCCCGTTCGATCGACCAGTGATTTTTGTTACCGATCGCCACGAACAGTTTGTCGATCAGCGTGGGATTGCATTCGACTACGACCGATATTTTCCTGGCAAAACCATCGATTCAGCAGAAGAGTTTCTCGAGCACCTCGAGACCTGTCTCGCTGGTGATGAGACGTTTAGTGAGGATCGATCGTTCGTTCGGCGCGTGCTTTTGCCGAATTGGAAGGAGTCGACAGTCGAGAAAGTACTGGCTTTTTCGGGGTTTTGCGATGATGAAAGCGATCCAGACAGTCAATATACATAA
- a CDS encoding CDP-glycerol glycerophosphotransferase family protein, which yields MFDSDTLSVVVQSVKRSDIDTVFLLVSSESKFISSNKYALESITGSDTEVKIIEEGSSHLPSAVAQSQFIFIRNGPELAGYRFVNTNSERKFVRIFHGFAKASGGFRERNAESGAVSTVRLPRRFRPIDIYPVASDVELFYRSAAEGIHPAQVKKCSYPKYTRLKRLRTGKDSPILPEKTKESLGNDGCKSRILYAPTHKGTYEPTELFPFSDFDLQVLREQLESLDVVLYIRMHIHEEQAGIYDEYIDGDIIKYAGHGFSPSAAEILPEFDVLITDYSSIYTEYLALDRPILFIIDDTNPYWTNKGLAFDDEKYTPGPKISDFEDFLLELENHITDQSRYCREREFAINSLVPDRDIDFLDCILDNCIEGKPNRSRDIVQ from the coding sequence ATGTTTGACTCGGATACGTTATCCGTCGTTGTCCAATCTGTCAAGAGATCTGATATTGATACAGTATTCTTACTGGTTTCGTCGGAGAGTAAATTCATCTCCTCGAATAAATACGCCCTCGAAAGCATCACGGGGTCTGATACTGAGGTGAAAATAATCGAGGAAGGCTCTAGCCACCTTCCGAGTGCCGTTGCTCAATCACAGTTCATCTTCATCCGGAACGGTCCAGAACTCGCTGGCTACCGGTTTGTTAATACGAATTCGGAACGCAAGTTTGTGCGGATATTCCATGGTTTTGCTAAAGCAAGTGGTGGGTTCAGAGAACGAAACGCAGAAAGCGGGGCAGTGAGCACTGTTAGGCTTCCACGCCGATTCCGCCCTATTGACATATATCCTGTTGCGAGTGATGTCGAACTTTTCTATCGATCTGCAGCAGAAGGCATTCACCCGGCTCAGGTGAAAAAATGCAGCTACCCGAAATACACTCGGCTTAAACGGCTACGGACTGGAAAAGATTCCCCCATTCTGCCAGAAAAGACAAAAGAATCACTCGGTAATGATGGTTGTAAATCCCGTATTCTGTATGCGCCTACTCATAAAGGAACTTACGAACCGACAGAGTTATTCCCGTTTTCCGATTTCGATCTTCAAGTGCTGCGGGAGCAGCTCGAGTCGTTAGATGTTGTCCTTTATATTAGAATGCATATTCATGAAGAACAAGCGGGCATTTACGACGAATATATTGACGGCGACATAATAAAATATGCTGGACACGGATTCTCTCCCTCAGCGGCCGAAATCCTTCCCGAATTTGATGTGCTCATAACGGATTATTCGTCAATATACACGGAGTATTTGGCACTAGATAGACCAATTTTATTCATCATTGACGACACGAATCCCTACTGGACTAACAAAGGCCTTGCTTTCGATGATGAAAAGTATACTCCTGGTCCTAAGATATCCGACTTTGAAGACTTCTTGCTAGAACTAGAAAACCACATCACTGATCAATCCAGATATTGTCGTGAACGAGAATTTGCGATAAATTCACTCGTACCTGATCGAGATATCGATTTCCTTGATTGCATACTCGACAACTGTATAGAGGGAAAACCAAATCGCAGTAGAGATATTGTCCAGTAG
- a CDS encoding oligosaccharide flippase family protein → MNIGQTSLIVFLSKLAGSALGFIATIYFARVLGAEVLGIYAVIMSTVAWLQTGGKMGIAKATNKRISEGEDRGKFLVAGIVSLVLFITAISLVAIAATPFIESYLSDFENYSQTSVVYFILLLLAIKLVFIFVLEVLRGLHMVHIAGPLKPVKTATQSIIQLALVFAGLGLIGMLLGYFIGAIIVLLVAGVFLKIRPANPTSTHYQSLLNYAKFSWLGGLKSRALNDVDILILNAMVATGLVGIYSVVWSLSKFLDLFSSAIGETVFPEISKISKQQEIGEVKLLIEDAVAYAGLITIPGLVGGVVISDRLLQIYGPEFVQGVEILWMLLLAVLFFSYYRQFLNALNALDFPNLAFFSNIVFVVSNIVLNVILIWRFGWIGAAVASTLSILIGLVASYLLLIRIVTIEIPANEIGRQLVAAIAMGAIVAITRGTIESAGLIENNTIIVLGLVSLGTIVYTATLYQISPKFQTTVERNIPFNVPFRQ, encoded by the coding sequence ATGAATATTGGACAGACATCACTGATCGTCTTTCTCTCAAAATTGGCAGGGTCCGCGTTAGGATTCATCGCAACGATTTACTTTGCTCGAGTGCTCGGAGCGGAAGTTCTCGGAATCTATGCTGTGATCATGTCGACTGTTGCTTGGTTGCAAACAGGCGGCAAAATGGGGATCGCGAAAGCGACGAATAAGCGTATTAGCGAAGGGGAAGACCGTGGAAAGTTCCTGGTTGCAGGAATAGTTTCCCTGGTATTGTTTATTACTGCTATTTCTCTTGTGGCTATTGCAGCAACGCCATTTATTGAATCGTATCTCAGTGATTTTGAGAATTACTCTCAAACATCGGTGGTCTACTTCATATTGCTGTTGTTGGCTATTAAGTTAGTGTTCATATTCGTGCTGGAGGTCTTGAGGGGGCTGCATATGGTGCATATCGCTGGACCTCTAAAACCAGTCAAAACCGCCACCCAGAGCATTATTCAGTTGGCACTTGTTTTTGCGGGTTTGGGTCTTATCGGAATGCTGTTAGGATATTTTATCGGGGCAATTATTGTGCTGCTGGTTGCCGGAGTCTTCCTCAAAATCCGCCCAGCGAATCCGACTTCTACTCATTACCAGTCTCTTCTTAACTATGCGAAGTTCTCCTGGCTCGGTGGACTAAAATCACGGGCACTAAACGATGTGGACATACTAATTCTCAATGCGATGGTCGCCACCGGGTTAGTTGGGATTTATTCCGTCGTCTGGAGTCTTTCGAAGTTCCTCGACCTGTTCAGCAGTGCCATTGGGGAAACAGTGTTCCCAGAGATAAGTAAAATCAGTAAACAGCAGGAAATTGGTGAAGTAAAATTACTTATCGAAGATGCCGTTGCATACGCCGGCTTGATTACGATTCCGGGTCTAGTTGGTGGTGTCGTGATTTCCGATCGGCTGTTGCAGATTTATGGCCCGGAGTTCGTCCAAGGTGTAGAAATCCTCTGGATGTTGCTTCTAGCGGTCCTCTTTTTCAGCTATTATCGGCAATTTCTCAATGCGCTTAATGCTCTTGATTTCCCAAACTTGGCATTTTTTTCTAACATCGTGTTTGTAGTGTCTAATATCGTCCTGAATGTGATATTGATCTGGAGATTTGGCTGGATCGGTGCAGCAGTGGCAAGCACCCTTTCGATATTGATCGGACTGGTAGCGTCGTATCTCTTACTCATACGAATTGTTACAATTGAAATCCCGGCGAACGAGATTGGACGTCAATTAGTTGCTGCTATTGCAATGGGTGCAATCGTGGCCATTACTCGGGGAACGATTGAATCAGCGGGCCTAATTGAAAATAATACCATTATCGTGCTGGGGCTCGTTTCACTTGGCACTATTGTTTATACGGCGACCTTGTATCAGATATCTCCGAAATTCCAGACGACAGTCGAACGGAATATCCCCTTCAACGTACCATTCCGACAGTAA
- a CDS encoding PEP/pyruvate-binding domain-containing protein: MTSPLVVFLGAGRPFSGTEPSALRHTAGDRRVLDWLIDAFTSELESPELHFVGGYRLEEIVEEYPEIHFSRNEDWEDTGTLGSLLEAPLQSDRPTYVCYADVVFQADVVDRLEQATADAAIAVDERWRTRYSARSDESRERAEKVRYEGDHIDRISSTLEPASADAEFTGLARFSPAAIEFLFDIVDRGLLGPENALPDLVTALSLAGIDPHPVDVDGHWAELETAADLARFVLDTKANTLKRLESMVTESTIAPQYTFTVEEFATDPATILADIREAFDVEVIVRSSTLAEDGWEHSNAGRFESILDVRLEDEALTDAIETVIDSYDDNPDNQVLVQPMVEDVAASGVAMTRTVEGGSPYYVINYDAATGSTVTVTDGTGDEIRTVVVRKDAVSSFASDVPASDDDSTPSLTSDGGTVARLEGDSTIAGDPALRLPSVLRAIDELESVVGHDGLDVEFAVTDDGEVYVLQVRPMTVDAGERSVDDDAVVRAVEAARETFCESQRSSPFVLGDRTIFGVMPDWNPAEIIGRSPRPLAESLYRYLIMDEVWATQRAEFGYRDVRPQPLMQTFAGQPFVDVRADFNSFVPASVSDELAAKLVDYYLTRLEDRPELHDKIEFEIALTCLPFDFEYRAEPLREAGFDDDELAELREGLGEITRGAFDRVESGRDIAAVEALEDRYERLREADLPDLEAARRLLEDCRRLGTLPFAHLARSAFVAVSLLRSLERKNVLSDDDVSRFHNSLSTVAREFELDGYRVDTGDLAFEEFVDTYGHLRPGTYDLTSPRYATDPDDYLRPTVEAATAPGDHPDPRDVWDEDTKAEIERELEAIGLPAECERFVTFLEEAIEGREYSKFVFSKNLSEALERIAAFGDGNGFDREELSYVPIEEYLELTTSPPAEDLETWLERRIDEGRGRHAIARAVELPPLLCDDADFLCFERPAREPNFVTTEMVRAELAEPDLEPDVDLDGRIVMIPQADPGYDWLFGYDVEGLITMYGGTNSHMAIRAAEFELPAAIGVGESLYEKLSGASVVELDCEANTVETIR; encoded by the coding sequence ATGACCTCGCCCCTTGTGGTATTCTTAGGTGCCGGCCGTCCCTTCTCCGGCACCGAACCATCTGCACTCCGCCACACAGCTGGCGACCGTCGAGTCCTCGACTGGCTCATCGATGCCTTCACCTCTGAACTCGAGTCCCCCGAACTCCACTTCGTCGGTGGCTACCGCCTCGAGGAGATCGTGGAGGAATATCCAGAGATCCACTTCTCGAGAAACGAAGACTGGGAAGACACAGGGACTCTTGGGTCTCTCCTCGAGGCGCCCCTCCAGAGCGACCGCCCTACCTACGTCTGTTATGCCGACGTGGTCTTCCAGGCGGACGTCGTCGACCGACTCGAGCAAGCTACTGCCGACGCCGCCATTGCAGTCGACGAACGATGGCGAACGCGCTACAGTGCTCGATCGGACGAGAGTCGCGAACGCGCCGAAAAAGTTCGATACGAAGGAGACCATATCGACCGCATTTCGAGCACGCTCGAGCCCGCCTCGGCCGATGCGGAGTTCACGGGGCTGGCACGGTTCTCCCCGGCTGCGATCGAGTTCCTGTTCGATATCGTCGACCGTGGTCTCCTCGGTCCGGAGAACGCCCTCCCGGATCTCGTGACGGCGCTCTCGCTGGCCGGAATCGACCCGCACCCAGTCGACGTCGACGGACACTGGGCTGAACTCGAGACCGCGGCGGATCTCGCCCGGTTCGTCCTCGATACGAAAGCCAATACTCTCAAACGACTCGAGTCGATGGTCACCGAGAGTACGATCGCACCGCAATATACGTTCACGGTCGAGGAGTTCGCGACCGACCCGGCGACAATCTTGGCAGACATCCGCGAGGCATTCGACGTCGAGGTGATCGTTCGCTCGAGCACGCTCGCGGAGGACGGCTGGGAGCATTCGAACGCCGGTCGGTTCGAGAGCATCCTCGACGTCCGGCTCGAGGACGAGGCGCTTACGGACGCGATCGAGACGGTGATCGACTCCTACGACGACAACCCGGACAACCAGGTCCTGGTCCAGCCGATGGTGGAAGACGTCGCCGCGAGCGGTGTGGCGATGACGCGCACCGTCGAGGGAGGAAGTCCGTACTACGTGATCAACTACGACGCGGCGACGGGGAGCACGGTGACCGTCACGGACGGCACCGGCGACGAGATTCGGACCGTCGTCGTCCGCAAGGACGCGGTGTCGTCGTTCGCGAGCGACGTTCCAGCATCCGACGATGACTCGACCCCCTCGCTCACCTCCGACGGTGGAACGGTCGCCCGACTCGAGGGCGACTCCACGATCGCCGGTGATCCGGCGCTCCGGCTCCCGTCGGTGCTCCGGGCGATCGACGAACTCGAGTCGGTCGTCGGGCACGACGGGCTCGACGTCGAGTTCGCGGTCACTGACGACGGCGAGGTGTACGTCCTCCAGGTGCGACCGATGACCGTGGACGCGGGCGAGCGGTCGGTCGACGACGACGCCGTCGTGCGGGCCGTCGAGGCGGCCCGCGAAACATTCTGCGAGAGCCAGCGATCGTCGCCGTTCGTCCTCGGCGACCGGACGATCTTCGGGGTGATGCCGGACTGGAACCCGGCCGAGATAATCGGTCGCAGTCCGCGCCCACTCGCGGAATCGCTGTACCGATACCTGATCATGGACGAGGTATGGGCGACCCAACGCGCGGAGTTCGGGTATCGAGACGTCCGCCCGCAGCCGCTGATGCAAACCTTCGCCGGCCAGCCGTTCGTCGACGTCCGCGCGGATTTCAACTCCTTCGTCCCCGCGAGCGTCTCCGACGAACTGGCCGCGAAACTCGTCGACTACTACCTGACCCGACTCGAGGACCGCCCGGAACTCCACGACAAGATCGAGTTCGAAATCGCGCTGACGTGCCTCCCGTTCGATTTCGAGTACCGGGCCGAACCGCTCCGGGAGGCGGGCTTCGACGACGACGAACTCGCGGAGCTTCGCGAGGGACTCGGAGAGATCACCCGCGGGGCGTTCGACCGCGTCGAGAGCGGGCGTGATATCGCGGCCGTCGAGGCGCTCGAGGACCGGTACGAACGGCTTCGCGAAGCCGACCTCCCTGACCTCGAGGCCGCTCGGCGGTTGCTCGAGGACTGTCGGCGGCTCGGAACGTTACCGTTCGCCCACCTCGCGCGGTCGGCGTTCGTCGCCGTCTCGCTGTTACGATCGCTCGAGCGCAAGAACGTCCTGAGCGACGACGACGTCTCGAGATTCCACAACTCGCTGTCGACGGTCGCCCGCGAATTCGAACTGGACGGCTACCGCGTCGACACTGGCGACCTCGCGTTCGAGGAGTTCGTCGACACGTACGGCCACCTCCGGCCGGGAACGTACGACCTGACGTCGCCGCGGTACGCGACCGATCCCGACGACTACCTTCGGCCGACCGTCGAAGCAGCGACCGCGCCCGGAGACCATCCCGACCCGCGGGACGTCTGGGACGAAGATACGAAAGCCGAGATCGAACGCGAACTCGAGGCGATCGGGCTCCCAGCGGAGTGCGAGCGCTTCGTGACGTTCCTCGAAGAGGCCATCGAGGGACGGGAGTATTCGAAGTTCGTCTTCAGCAAGAACCTGAGCGAGGCGCTCGAGCGGATCGCAGCCTTCGGCGACGGGAACGGGTTCGACCGCGAGGAACTCTCCTACGTCCCCATAGAGGAGTATCTCGAGCTGACGACCAGTCCGCCGGCCGAGGATCTCGAGACGTGGCTCGAGCGGCGGATCGACGAGGGTCGCGGGCGGCACGCGATCGCCCGTGCCGTCGAGTTGCCGCCGTTGCTCTGTGACGACGCTGACTTCCTGTGTTTCGAGCGACCGGCGCGGGAGCCGAACTTCGTGACGACCGAGATGGTTCGGGCGGAACTCGCTGAGCCCGACCTCGAACCGGACGTCGACCTCGACGGGAGGATCGTGATGATCCCGCAGGCCGATCCCGGCTACGACTGGCTGTTCGGATACGACGTCGAGGGATTGATCACGATGTACGGCGGGACGAACTCTCACATGGCGATCAGAGCCGCCGAGTTCGAACTGCCTGCGGCGATTGGCGTCGGCGAGTCGCTGTACGAAAAGCTCAGTGGCGCGTCAGTGGTTGAACTGGATTGCGAAGCAAACACCGTCGAGACGATTCGATGA
- a CDS encoding type 1 glutamine amidotransferase, protein MTRPRIGLTQRVYEVEAYEERRDCLDQRWGPFVQSFGLDPVPLPNRVEDVAGYVDRLELDGVVVTGGNDFAHLEDGTNVAPERDEFERTLLEAAIDRNLPVLGVCRGLQLLNLHFGGSLRDVDGHVAKEHELEVDPNATALEDVPRTIPVNSYHGYGIGEDDLGDGLRVCGHVSDGTIEWVEHDRYPITGIMWHPERESPSSGLDRRIIRSRLPTETV, encoded by the coding sequence ATGACTCGGCCCCGAATCGGACTCACCCAGCGCGTCTACGAGGTCGAGGCCTACGAGGAGCGACGCGACTGTCTCGATCAGCGGTGGGGACCGTTCGTACAGTCGTTCGGCCTCGACCCAGTCCCGCTTCCGAACCGGGTCGAGGACGTTGCAGGCTACGTCGATCGGCTCGAACTGGACGGCGTCGTCGTCACCGGTGGCAACGACTTCGCTCACCTCGAGGACGGGACGAACGTCGCTCCGGAGCGCGACGAGTTCGAGCGGACGCTCCTCGAGGCCGCGATCGATCGCAACCTCCCAGTCCTTGGCGTCTGCCGCGGGTTGCAGCTACTCAACCTCCACTTCGGCGGTTCGCTTCGCGACGTCGACGGACACGTCGCGAAAGAACACGAACTCGAGGTGGATCCGAACGCGACGGCCCTCGAAGACGTCCCCCGGACCATCCCGGTCAACAGCTACCATGGGTATGGCATCGGCGAGGACGACCTGGGCGACGGCCTGCGCGTCTGTGGGCACGTTTCGGACGGGACGATAGAGTGGGTCGAACACGACCGCTATCCCATCACGGGGATCATGTGGCATCCCGAACGCGAGTCACCATCGTCCGGGCTGGATCGGCGCATTATTAGGTCGCGTCTCCCAACCGAAACTGTATGA
- a CDS encoding NTP transferase domain-containing protein encodes MSTGTTAIHLAAGEGTRLRPLTNDRPKPLVELGGTSLLERNVETLERAGVENQIVVTGHEGDQIRDLGLETVHNGVYDETEMVYSLFRAADEFPEEGAGDLIISYGDIVYERAIVEELLACDAPMCIVVDREWRALWNARFDDPLEDAETLSLDGEGRIRSIGDTPSGYDDIDAQYTGLLKVRNDHVEPLIDVYRDLDDQQDGYVSVDTTAFLQGLIDDDWHLQAVPVDGGWLEVDTLSDLEHYRQRYEDGSLDEFISL; translated from the coding sequence ATGAGCACGGGGACGACGGCCATCCACCTCGCTGCCGGCGAGGGGACGCGACTCAGGCCGCTGACGAACGATCGACCCAAGCCCCTCGTAGAACTCGGCGGTACCTCGCTGCTCGAGCGAAACGTCGAGACGCTCGAGCGTGCTGGCGTCGAGAACCAGATCGTGGTCACGGGCCACGAGGGTGACCAAATTAGGGATCTCGGCCTCGAGACAGTCCACAACGGGGTATACGACGAAACGGAGATGGTATACAGTCTGTTCAGGGCCGCAGACGAGTTCCCTGAGGAGGGAGCCGGCGACCTCATCATCTCCTACGGCGATATCGTCTACGAACGGGCGATCGTCGAGGAACTGCTGGCCTGTGACGCCCCGATGTGCATTGTCGTCGACCGCGAGTGGCGAGCCCTGTGGAACGCCCGGTTCGACGACCCGCTCGAGGACGCAGAAACCCTCTCGCTCGATGGCGAAGGCCGAATTCGTTCGATCGGAGACACCCCCTCTGGCTACGACGACATCGACGCCCAGTACACCGGCCTCCTCAAAGTGCGGAACGATCACGTCGAGCCCCTGATCGACGTCTACCGCGATCTGGACGATCAGCAGGACGGCTACGTCTCGGTCGACACGACCGCGTTCCTCCAGGGGTTGATCGACGACGACTGGCACCTCCAGGCCGTCCCGGTCGACGGCGGGTGGCTCGAGGTGGACACCCTGTCCGACCTCGAGCACTATCGCCAGCGATACGAGGATGGGTCTCTCGACGAGTTCATCTCGCTGTGA
- the glmS gene encoding glutamine--fructose-6-phosphate transaminase (isomerizing), giving the protein MCGIVGYTGDEAAGPLVSAGLENLEYRGYDSAGVALVGDDLTVAKRAGEVGELSVPDAPGATTAIGHTRWSTHGPPTDGNAHPHCSQSGEVAVVHNGIIQNYEALRRELEADGYAFASDTDTEVVPHLLERELEGGHDLLSALEAVVDRLDGSYAIAAVRAGRDRIVATRHESPLVIGHGDDGSFLASDVTAFLEHTRSVTYLEDDDLVALEGESVTVYRGGGTVEPAIETVEWEADAAEKAGYDHYMRKEIHEQPAALRQTLSGRVDRDRGDVDLDVSFPQGYLDSLEEVQFVACGTSYYASLYGAQLLEELADVRTSVEIASEYRFNGGRDPWRTLVVAVTQSGETADTLGAIREAAGAGARTLAVTNTLGSTVTRETDETAFIRAGPEIGVAATKTFASQVTTLALLAVRMGRERGQLSAAEARDVLADLRGLPGAVQQVLDEDEQVLETAREYQDASSFFFVGRRFGYPVALEGALKLKEISYDHAEGFAAGELKHGPLALVDDDTPVLAVLTEAAEREATMHNVVEAQTRGAPAIGVVSSAGEGGSVDVALEVPSVGLFEPLVANVYFQLFAYHVANLKGRSIDKPRNLAKSVTVE; this is encoded by the coding sequence ATGTGCGGAATCGTCGGCTACACTGGAGACGAGGCGGCCGGACCGCTCGTGTCCGCTGGACTCGAGAACCTCGAGTACCGGGGGTACGACTCCGCGGGCGTCGCGCTCGTCGGGGACGACCTGACGGTCGCGAAGCGAGCCGGGGAGGTCGGCGAACTGTCGGTCCCCGACGCGCCCGGCGCGACGACAGCCATCGGCCACACGCGGTGGTCGACCCACGGCCCGCCCACGGACGGAAACGCCCACCCCCACTGCAGTCAGTCGGGCGAGGTCGCCGTCGTCCACAACGGGATCATCCAGAACTACGAGGCCCTGCGGAGGGAACTCGAGGCCGACGGCTACGCGTTCGCCAGTGATACGGACACCGAAGTCGTCCCCCACCTCCTCGAGCGCGAACTCGAGGGCGGCCACGACCTGCTGTCGGCACTCGAAGCCGTCGTCGACCGACTCGATGGGAGCTACGCCATCGCGGCCGTCCGCGCCGGTCGGGATCGAATCGTCGCCACCCGCCACGAGAGCCCGCTCGTAATTGGACACGGGGATGACGGCTCTTTCCTCGCGAGCGACGTGACGGCGTTCCTCGAGCACACGCGGTCGGTGACCTACCTCGAAGACGACGACCTGGTCGCCCTCGAGGGTGAGTCGGTGACGGTGTATCGGGGCGGCGGGACAGTGGAGCCAGCGATCGAAACCGTCGAGTGGGAGGCCGACGCCGCCGAGAAGGCCGGCTACGACCACTACATGCGAAAGGAGATCCACGAACAACCCGCTGCCCTCCGACAGACGCTCTCGGGTCGGGTAGATCGGGACCGCGGCGACGTGGACCTCGACGTCTCGTTCCCGCAGGGATACCTGGATTCGCTCGAGGAGGTCCAGTTCGTCGCCTGCGGAACCTCCTACTACGCGAGTCTCTACGGCGCGCAGTTGCTCGAGGAACTCGCAGACGTCAGGACGAGCGTCGAAATCGCGAGCGAGTACCGGTTCAATGGGGGACGAGACCCCTGGCGCACGCTCGTCGTGGCAGTCACCCAGAGCGGTGAGACCGCAGATACACTGGGGGCGATCCGGGAAGCCGCGGGTGCCGGCGCTCGAACCCTCGCCGTGACCAATACGCTCGGCAGCACCGTCACGCGGGAGACCGACGAGACGGCCTTTATCCGGGCCGGCCCCGAGATCGGCGTCGCCGCGACCAAGACGTTCGCCTCGCAGGTGACCACGCTCGCCTTGCTCGCCGTCCGGATGGGACGCGAGCGCGGCCAGCTGTCGGCCGCCGAGGCTCGCGACGTCCTCGCTGATCTCCGAGGACTCCCGGGAGCCGTCCAGCAGGTTCTCGACGAGGACGAGCAGGTGCTCGAGACGGCTCGCGAGTATCAGGACGCGTCGTCGTTTTTCTTCGTCGGCCGGCGATTCGGCTATCCCGTGGCCCTCGAGGGCGCGCTGAAACTGAAGGAGATCTCCTACGATCACGCCGAAGGGTTCGCCGCCGGCGAGCTGAAACACGGCCCGCTGGCGCTGGTCGACGACGATACGCCCGTTCTGGCGGTCCTGACGGAGGCTGCGGAACGGGAGGCGACGATGCACAACGTCGTCGAGGCCCAGACGCGGGGGGCACCCGCTATCGGCGTTGTTTCATCGGCGGGTGAGGGGGGATCGGTCGACGTCGCGCTCGAGGTTCCGTCGGTCGGGCTGTTCGAACCGCTGGTGGCGAACGTCTACTTCCAGCTGTTCGCCTACCACGTCGCCAATCTGAAGGGGCGCTCGATCGACAAGCCGCGGAATCTGGCCAAGAGCGTGACCGTCGAGTGA